The following coding sequences lie in one Streptococcus suis genomic window:
- a CDS encoding ABC transporter ATP-binding protein encodes MKNRSVFTRVWDYLRRYKSSVFLAVFLKTISAVMNALEPFVLGLIITELTKNLLDIANGVEGAQINYSYIAIMLAIYALRALLYEIGAYGSNYFMTKAVQGATKELRQDLSHKINKIPVSYFDKHQYGDLLGRFTSDVETVSNALQQSFLQLVNAVLTLSLAIFMCFWLDVSLALVVVTLVPVTYFGSKFVMGKSQPYFKQQADALGRLNGFVQENLTGFNVLKLYGREEISTEEFRQITADLQEVGFKASFMSGLLMPLVHGFSNIAYVVVALLSGLKVLAGTLTVGNMQAFVQYVWQISQPVQTLTQLAPQLQSAKSSLERIFSVLDELDEEDANALELTASLTGQVSFEQVEFGYSEDKPLIRNFNLDVQPGEMVAIVGPTGAGKTTLINLLMRFYDVTSGSIKVDGQDIRNISRQSYRSQFGMVLQDAWLYEGTIKENLRFGRLDATDEEIVEAAKAANVDHFIRTLPGGYNMEMNQESSNISQGQKQLLTIARALLADPAILILDEATSSVDTRLELLIQKAMKRLMKGRTSFVIAHRLSTIQEADKILVLKDGQIIEQGNHESLLADKGFYYNLYQSQFSESK; translated from the coding sequence ATGAAGAATAGATCAGTATTTACCCGTGTTTGGGACTATTTGCGTCGTTACAAATCTTCTGTATTTTTAGCCGTTTTTCTAAAGACCATTAGCGCAGTTATGAATGCCTTAGAACCCTTTGTACTGGGACTAATCATTACAGAATTGACCAAGAATTTGTTAGACATAGCAAATGGAGTAGAAGGAGCGCAGATTAACTATTCCTACATTGCTATCATGCTTGCCATCTATGCCCTTCGCGCCCTTCTATATGAAATCGGTGCCTACGGTTCTAACTATTTTATGACCAAGGCAGTGCAGGGAGCAACTAAGGAACTACGTCAGGACTTGAGCCACAAAATTAACAAGATTCCAGTATCTTATTTTGACAAGCACCAGTATGGTGATTTACTCGGACGTTTTACAAGCGATGTGGAGACTGTTTCAAACGCCCTGCAACAAAGTTTTCTCCAGCTAGTCAATGCCGTTCTGACCCTCTCTCTAGCCATTTTCATGTGTTTCTGGTTGGATGTATCCCTAGCACTTGTAGTCGTAACCTTGGTTCCAGTGACCTATTTTGGTTCTAAGTTTGTCATGGGCAAATCCCAGCCATATTTCAAGCAGCAGGCTGATGCCCTAGGTCGTTTGAACGGCTTTGTCCAAGAAAATCTGACTGGTTTTAACGTTCTCAAACTTTACGGCCGTGAAGAAATTTCTACAGAAGAGTTTCGCCAGATTACCGCAGATTTGCAGGAAGTTGGTTTCAAGGCTAGTTTCATGTCTGGTTTGCTCATGCCTCTAGTTCACGGCTTCTCAAACATCGCCTATGTTGTCGTCGCCCTGCTATCTGGATTGAAAGTTCTTGCAGGCACATTGACGGTCGGTAATATGCAGGCTTTCGTCCAATACGTCTGGCAGATTTCTCAGCCAGTCCAAACCTTGACCCAGTTGGCACCACAGTTGCAGTCTGCCAAATCCTCCCTTGAACGCATCTTTTCAGTCTTAGATGAACTTGACGAAGAAGACGCCAATGCACTAGAGTTGACAGCTAGTCTGACCGGACAAGTTAGCTTTGAACAGGTCGAATTTGGTTATTCAGAAGACAAGCCGCTTATCCGTAACTTTAATCTGGATGTTCAACCCGGTGAGATGGTGGCCATCGTTGGTCCAACAGGGGCTGGTAAGACTACTCTTATCAACTTGCTCATGCGTTTCTACGATGTCACATCAGGTTCTATCAAGGTGGATGGTCAGGACATTCGAAATATTTCCCGTCAATCCTACCGTAGTCAATTTGGTATGGTCTTGCAGGATGCTTGGCTTTATGAAGGGACCATCAAGGAAAATCTGCGTTTTGGACGTCTGGATGCGACAGATGAGGAAATTGTGGAGGCTGCCAAAGCTGCCAACGTTGACCACTTTATCCGTACCCTGCCTGGCGGTTATAATATGGAAATGAACCAGGAATCCAGCAATATTTCCCAAGGTCAGAAACAGCTTTTGACTATTGCGCGTGCCTTGTTGGCGGATCCTGCTATTCTGATTCTTGACGAAGCGACTTCCTCAGTTGATACCCGTTTGGAACTCTTGATTCAAAAGGCCATGAAACGGTTGATGAAAGGGCGGACAAGTTTCGTTATTGCTCACCGCTTATCAACCATTCAGGAAGCTGATAAGATTTTGGTCTTGAAAGATGGACAGATTATCGAACAAGGTAACCATGAAAGTCTTTTGGCAGACAAAGGTTTCTATTATAATCTGTATCAAAGTCAGTTTAGTGAATCCAAATAA
- a CDS encoding homoserine kinase, producing the protein MKIIIPATSANIGPGFDSVGVALSKYLTIEVFEETDEWVIEHNLEHVPSDKNNLLIKTALKIEKGLRPHRIRMISDIPLARGLGSSSSVIVAGIELANQLAGLNMTADEKLLKATEIEGHPDNVAPAIFGNLVISSYVNKRVQAVVTEFPEASFVAFIPNYPLRTVESRGVLPSQMGYKKAVAASAIANVAVASLMAGDLEKAGKSIQSDMFHEPFRQLLVKEFCPIKQTAQELGAYATYLSGAGPTVMVLAPKDREDAIVLALEELNLDGTVHRLQVDTKGIAIA; encoded by the coding sequence ATGAAAATTATTATTCCAGCAACTTCAGCTAATATCGGTCCAGGATTTGATTCAGTAGGTGTTGCCCTTTCGAAATATCTAACGATTGAAGTGTTTGAAGAGACTGATGAATGGGTGATTGAGCACAATCTTGAACATGTTCCATCAGACAAGAACAATCTTTTGATCAAGACAGCTTTAAAGATTGAAAAAGGATTGCGGCCGCATCGTATCAGAATGATTAGTGATATTCCCTTGGCACGTGGTTTGGGTTCATCCAGTTCCGTTATCGTAGCTGGTATCGAATTGGCTAATCAATTAGCAGGTTTGAATATGACAGCGGATGAAAAATTGCTCAAAGCGACAGAAATTGAAGGACATCCTGATAATGTAGCCCCAGCGATTTTTGGTAATTTAGTCATCTCTAGCTATGTTAATAAGAGAGTACAGGCAGTTGTAACAGAATTCCCAGAAGCAAGTTTTGTTGCCTTTATCCCAAATTATCCTCTTCGTACAGTTGAGAGCAGGGGTGTGCTGCCATCTCAGATGGGCTATAAGAAAGCAGTGGCTGCTAGTGCCATTGCAAACGTTGCTGTTGCCAGTTTGATGGCAGGTGATCTGGAAAAAGCTGGGAAATCAATTCAGTCAGATATGTTCCATGAACCATTCCGTCAGCTACTTGTTAAGGAGTTTTGTCCAATCAAGCAAACTGCACAGGAGTTGGGAGCCTATGCAACCTACTTGTCAGGTGCCGGTCCAACAGTGATGGTATTAGCGCCCAAAGATAGGGAGGACGCTATTGTTCTAGCATTAGAGGAACTAAATCTAGACGGAACTGTCCACCGCCTTCAAGTAGATACCAAAGGGATTGCTATTGCATAG
- a CDS encoding polysaccharide deacetylase family protein, giving the protein MKHSRRARRSRTQKKQLVPMLLGIALLVVTLLSIFLIFLKQPSKQQSDSKASTVETTTSSSVMTSESSEVQTEIIWEQQTEPIRLPILMYHAIHVMAPEEEANANLIVDPTTFESHLKALQDAGYYTLSPEEAYKVLTENVLPAGKKVVWLTFDDSLWDFYSYAYPLLKQYQMKATNNVITGFTEYGQAGHLTLEQIKEMQTAGFSFQGHTVNHPDLEYSSIEDQTNELTSSKAYLDSQLNQETIAIAYPGGRYSADTVALTEQAGYKLGVTTNNGLASASDGLLTLNRVRILPTTTAEGLLSEISY; this is encoded by the coding sequence ATGAAACATTCAAGAAGAGCCCGTCGAAGCCGCACACAAAAGAAACAACTTGTGCCAATGCTACTTGGTATCGCATTATTAGTAGTGACTCTACTATCTATTTTTCTAATCTTTCTAAAACAGCCATCTAAGCAACAAAGTGATTCCAAAGCTTCAACGGTAGAGACAACAACCAGTTCGAGTGTTATGACTTCAGAAAGTAGTGAAGTACAAACAGAAATCATTTGGGAACAACAAACTGAACCTATCAGACTTCCAATCCTCATGTATCATGCCATTCACGTAATGGCTCCTGAGGAAGAAGCTAATGCGAATCTTATCGTAGATCCAACGACTTTCGAAAGTCATCTAAAAGCATTGCAAGATGCAGGTTACTATACTTTATCACCTGAAGAGGCTTATAAAGTATTGACAGAAAATGTCCTTCCTGCTGGCAAAAAGGTTGTATGGCTAACCTTTGACGATAGCCTCTGGGATTTTTATAGTTATGCCTACCCATTGCTTAAGCAATATCAAATGAAGGCAACCAACAATGTCATTACAGGATTTACTGAATATGGACAAGCAGGGCACCTTACTCTTGAACAAATCAAGGAAATGCAGACCGCAGGGTTCTCCTTCCAAGGGCATACCGTCAACCATCCTGATTTAGAGTATAGTTCTATCGAGGATCAAACAAATGAACTTACTTCCTCTAAAGCCTATCTTGACAGCCAATTAAATCAAGAAACCATCGCTATCGCCTACCCTGGTGGACGATACTCAGCAGATACAGTAGCCTTAACTGAACAAGCTGGCTACAAACTTGGTGTGACTACTAACAACGGCTTGGCTTCTGCTAGTGACGGATTACTGACTCTCAATCGTGTCCGCATCCTCCCAACCACTACCGCTGAGGGACTATTATCCGAAATTTCCTATTAA
- a CDS encoding ABC transporter ATP-binding protein, whose protein sequence is MNLIWTYLKKYPKWIALDLLGAFLFIVVNLGLPTFLARMIDQGITKNNVDQLYFWAGMMGLIVLLGIVGRVTLAYAAGKLTTNIVKDIRNDLYEKIQDYSHHEYEQIGVSSLVARMTNDAFVLMQFAEMVLKLGIITPLMMIASVIMTLVTSPSLAWTVAVAMPFLVVVIFYVATKTRPLSEKQQKRLDTINQYVRENLMGLRVIRAFTREEFQETRFAEVNEEYTETSKKLFNLTGLTEPLFVQIIIAMIVAIVWFALPPLKGGSLQIGDLVAFIEYSFHALFSFLLFANLFNMYPRMSVSSQRIQEVLDMPISISKNEDGITETDTRGYLEFENVTFAYPGETESPVLHNISFKAKPGETIAFIGSTGSGKSSLVNLIPRFYDVTLGRILVDGVDVRRYNLKALRSKIGFIPQKALLFTGTIAENLKYGKMDASLAELHEAADVAQARDFIESKEEQFDTHLAEGGSNLSGGQKQRLSIARAIVKQPDIYIFDDSFSALDYKTDAVLRARLKEVTENATVLIVAQRVGTIMDADQIIVLNEGEIVGRGTHNELMESNEIYREIANSQLNRQSLTEE, encoded by the coding sequence ATGAATCTGATTTGGACCTATTTGAAAAAATACCCCAAGTGGATTGCTTTGGACTTGTTGGGGGCTTTCCTATTCATTGTAGTTAACTTGGGCTTGCCGACATTTTTGGCAAGAATGATTGACCAAGGGATTACAAAAAACAATGTTGATCAATTATATTTCTGGGCAGGCATGATGGGCTTGATTGTTTTGCTCGGTATTGTTGGTCGAGTGACACTTGCCTATGCAGCTGGAAAGTTGACTACTAACATCGTCAAAGATATTCGAAATGATCTGTACGAAAAAATTCAGGACTATTCTCATCATGAATATGAGCAGATTGGTGTTTCTTCTCTTGTGGCTCGCATGACCAACGATGCTTTTGTTTTGATGCAGTTTGCGGAGATGGTATTGAAACTGGGAATTATCACACCTTTAATGATGATTGCCTCTGTCATCATGACCTTGGTAACCAGTCCAAGTCTGGCTTGGACAGTAGCAGTAGCCATGCCATTTTTGGTTGTTGTTATTTTCTACGTAGCCACTAAAACTCGTCCTCTTTCTGAAAAGCAACAGAAACGATTGGATACGATTAACCAATATGTTCGTGAAAATCTCATGGGCTTACGGGTCATTCGTGCCTTTACGCGTGAAGAGTTCCAAGAAACTCGTTTTGCAGAGGTCAATGAAGAATATACTGAAACATCCAAAAAACTCTTTAATTTGACAGGGCTGACAGAGCCACTATTTGTACAGATTATTATTGCCATGATAGTGGCTATTGTCTGGTTTGCCCTGCCTCCTTTGAAAGGTGGCAGTCTGCAGATTGGGGATTTGGTAGCCTTTATTGAATACAGTTTCCATGCACTTTTCTCATTCTTGCTCTTTGCTAACTTGTTTAACATGTATCCGCGTATGTCGGTGTCTAGTCAGCGTATCCAAGAAGTTTTGGACATGCCTATCTCTATTTCTAAGAATGAGGACGGTATTACTGAAACAGATACTCGTGGTTATCTGGAATTTGAAAATGTGACCTTCGCCTATCCTGGTGAGACTGAGTCGCCTGTGCTACACAATATTTCCTTCAAAGCTAAGCCTGGTGAAACGATTGCCTTTATTGGTTCAACGGGTTCTGGTAAGTCTTCCTTGGTCAACTTGATTCCACGTTTCTATGATGTGACACTAGGACGAATCTTGGTAGACGGGGTGGATGTCAGACGTTACAATCTAAAGGCACTCCGCAGCAAGATAGGCTTTATTCCGCAGAAAGCTCTGCTATTTACTGGAACCATCGCGGAAAATCTCAAATACGGGAAGATGGACGCAAGTTTGGCAGAGTTGCATGAGGCGGCGGATGTGGCCCAGGCCAGAGACTTTATCGAGAGCAAGGAAGAGCAGTTTGACACCCACTTGGCAGAGGGCGGAAGTAACCTTTCAGGTGGTCAAAAACAACGTTTGTCCATTGCCCGTGCCATTGTCAAGCAGCCGGATATCTACATCTTTGATGATTCCTTCTCTGCCTTGGACTATAAGACGGATGCAGTTTTGCGGGCTCGTTTGAAGGAAGTGACAGAGAATGCGACGGTACTGATTGTGGCTCAGCGGGTCGGGACCATTATGGATGCTGACCAGATTATCGTGCTGAACGAAGGTGAAATCGTTGGCCGCGGCACCCACAATGAATTGATGGAAAGCAATGAGATTTATCGAGAAATCGCCAATTCTCAGCTTAACCGTCAATCGTTAACAGAAGAATAG
- a CDS encoding 30S ribosomal protein S16 encodes MAVKIRLTRMGSKKKPFYRINVADSRAPRDGRFIETVGTYNPLLAENSVTLKEERVLEWLAKGAQPSDTVRSLLSNAGVLKKFHEQKFSK; translated from the coding sequence ATGGCAGTAAAAATCCGTTTGACTCGTATGGGTTCTAAAAAGAAACCTTTCTACCGTATCAACGTTGCAGATTCACGTGCACCACGTGATGGTCGTTTCATCGAAACTGTTGGTACTTACAACCCACTTTTGGCTGAAAACTCAGTAACTCTTAAAGAAGAGCGTGTACTTGAGTGGTTGGCAAAAGGTGCACAACCATCTGATACAGTTCGTAGCCTTCTTTCAAATGCTGGCGTATTGAAGAAATTCCACGAGCAAAAATTCTCTAAATAA
- a CDS encoding DUF4298 domain-containing protein, producing MEARKRVEEMEKIFNRQLELNQSLSDSLAQLNQEQSTYLQLLDYYQSQTYMEDLDLSNKGYFNGIPCGVLSEDGVYNLLFDRTNLASHLRELADMLEQ from the coding sequence ATGGAAGCAAGAAAACGTGTAGAGGAAATGGAAAAAATATTTAACAGACAGCTAGAGCTGAACCAGTCCCTTTCCGATAGTCTGGCACAACTCAACCAGGAACAATCGACTTATTTACAGTTATTAGATTATTACCAGAGCCAGACCTATATGGAAGATCTTGATTTATCTAATAAGGGTTATTTCAATGGTATTCCTTGCGGAGTATTGAGTGAAGATGGAGTCTATAATTTATTGTTTGACCGTACAAATCTAGCAAGTCACCTGAGAGAACTAGCAGATATGCTAGAACAATAA
- a CDS encoding KH domain-containing protein: MDMIENLIIAIVKPLISQPDSLTIKIVDTPEFLEYHLDLDKSDIGRIIGKKGRTISAIRTIVYSVPTSDKKVRLVIDEKE, from the coding sequence ATGGACATGATTGAAAATCTCATTATTGCGATTGTGAAACCTTTGATTTCACAGCCTGATAGCTTGACAATTAAAATTGTTGATACACCTGAATTTTTAGAATATCATTTGGATTTGGATAAATCTGATATTGGACGTATCATTGGGAAAAAAGGACGCACAATTTCTGCAATCAGAACGATTGTCTACTCTGTTCCAACAAGTGATAAAAAAGTTCGTTTAGTGATCGACGAGAAAGAATAG
- a CDS encoding ABC transporter ATP-binding protein: MKKPIIEFKNVSKVFEDSGTTVLKDISFELEEGKFYTLLGASGSGKSTILNIIAGLLDASSGDIYLDGQRINDVPTNKRDVHTVFQSYALFPHMTVFENVAFPLKLRKVDKAEIERRVTEALQMVRLSGYENRSIQKLSGGQRQRVAIARAIINQPRVVLLDEPLSALDLKLRTEMQYELRELQQRLGITFVFVTHDQEEALAMSDWIFVMNEGEIVQSGTPVDIYDEPINHFVATFIGESNILSGRMIRDYLVEFNGKRFEAVDGGMRPNEDVQIVIRPEDLQITLPEEGKLQVKVDTQLFRGVHYEIIAYDDLGNEWMIHSTRKAIVGEVIGLDFEPEDIHIMRLNETEEEFDARIEEYVEVEEVEDGLINAIEEERNEENL, translated from the coding sequence TTGAAAAAGCCAATTATTGAATTTAAGAACGTTTCAAAAGTATTTGAAGACAGTGGAACAACTGTATTAAAGGATATTAGTTTTGAATTGGAAGAAGGGAAATTTTATACCCTATTAGGAGCTTCTGGCTCAGGTAAATCAACAATTTTGAACATTATTGCTGGTTTATTGGATGCGAGTTCAGGTGATATTTATCTGGACGGTCAACGGATTAATGATGTTCCGACTAATAAACGGGATGTCCATACGGTTTTCCAGTCCTATGCCCTTTTCCCACATATGACTGTCTTTGAAAATGTGGCTTTTCCTCTTAAATTAAGAAAGGTTGATAAGGCTGAAATTGAACGCCGTGTGACAGAAGCCTTACAAATGGTCCGGCTCTCTGGTTATGAAAATCGTTCCATTCAGAAATTGTCTGGTGGTCAACGCCAGCGGGTTGCTATTGCACGTGCGATTATCAACCAGCCTCGCGTCGTCTTGCTAGATGAACCACTTTCTGCCCTGGACTTGAAACTAAGAACAGAAATGCAGTACGAACTGCGTGAATTGCAACAACGTCTAGGAATTACCTTCGTCTTCGTTACCCATGACCAAGAAGAAGCTCTGGCCATGAGTGACTGGATTTTTGTCATGAATGAAGGTGAAATTGTTCAGTCAGGAACGCCTGTAGATATTTATGATGAGCCAATCAACCATTTTGTTGCTACCTTTATTGGCGAGTCCAATATCCTGTCTGGTCGCATGATTAGAGACTATTTAGTTGAATTTAACGGCAAACGCTTCGAAGCTGTGGATGGTGGTATGCGTCCAAATGAAGACGTTCAAATCGTTATCCGTCCAGAAGACTTGCAGATTACACTTCCAGAAGAAGGTAAATTGCAGGTAAAAGTAGATACCCAGCTCTTCCGTGGGGTTCACTATGAAATCATTGCCTACGATGATTTGGGCAATGAATGGATGATTCACTCAACTCGTAAAGCTATTGTGGGAGAGGTCATCGGTCTAGACTTTGAGCCAGAAGATATTCATATCATGCGTCTTAATGAAACAGAGGAAGAATTCGATGCCCGTATCGAAGAATATGTGGAAGTGGAAGAAGTAGAAGATGGCTTGATTAACGCCATTGAGGAGGAACGCAATGAAGAAAACCTCTAG
- a CDS encoding ABC transporter permease, translated as MKKTSRLFAIPYALWVFLFVLAPVALIIFKSFFDIHGNFTLANYQTYFNSPNMTYLRMSFNSIFYAGIITLVTLLVSYPTAYFLTKLKHRQLWLMLIILPTWVNLLLKAYAFIGIFGQHGSINQFLEFIGLGAQQILFTDFSFIAVAAYIEIPFMILPIFNALDDLDKNLINASRDLGATPWQTFTKVIFPLSMNGVRSGVQAVFIPSLSLFMLTRLIGGNRVITLGTAIEQHFLTTQNWGMGSTIGVVLILAMLLIMWMTKERKK; from the coding sequence ATGAAGAAAACCTCTAGGCTTTTTGCAATTCCCTACGCCCTATGGGTCTTTCTCTTTGTACTAGCTCCAGTTGCCTTGATTATCTTCAAATCTTTCTTTGATATTCATGGCAATTTCACTTTGGCCAATTATCAGACCTATTTTAACTCGCCCAATATGACCTATCTGCGAATGAGTTTTAACTCCATTTTTTACGCAGGTATTATCACTCTGGTCACGCTTTTGGTTTCCTACCCAACAGCCTATTTCTTGACCAAACTCAAGCATAGACAGCTCTGGTTGATGCTTATTATCTTGCCAACCTGGGTCAATCTTTTGCTAAAAGCCTATGCCTTTATCGGTATTTTTGGGCAACACGGCTCTATCAACCAGTTCCTAGAATTTATTGGTCTAGGAGCTCAGCAAATTCTTTTTACAGATTTCTCCTTTATTGCTGTTGCAGCCTATATCGAGATTCCGTTTATGATTTTGCCGATCTTTAACGCCTTGGATGATTTGGATAAAAACCTAATCAATGCGAGTCGTGATTTGGGGGCAACTCCTTGGCAGACCTTCACAAAAGTTATTTTTCCTCTTTCTATGAATGGTGTCCGTTCTGGTGTACAGGCGGTTTTCATTCCAAGTCTGAGCCTCTTCATGTTGACCCGTTTGATTGGCGGTAACCGAGTGATCACGCTTGGTACAGCTATCGAACAACACTTTCTCACAACACAAAACTGGGGAATGGGCTCAACCATTGGTGTGGTCTTGATTTTGGCCATGCTCTTGATTATGTGGATGACGAAAGAGAGGAAGAAATAA
- a CDS encoding homoserine dehydrogenase: MVVKIGLLGFGTVASGVPFLLEENQEKIEKAAHDSIEVAKVLVKDEAEKDRLLAAGHDYHFVTNIDDILADEDIAIVVELMGRIEPAKTFITRALEAGKHIVTANKDLLAVHGSELRALAEEKGLALYYEAAVAGGIPILRTLVNSLAADKVTRILGVLNGTSNFMLTKMVDEGWTYEKALQTAQELGYAESDPTNDVEGIDAAYKAVILSQFAFGMTVDFEHVAHKGISNITPEDVAVAQELGYVIKLVGDIQETTSGIAAEVSPTFLPKNHPLASVNGVMNAVFVESIGIGQSMYYGPGAGQKPTATSVMADIIRIVRRLKDNTIGKAFNEYSRPLQLAAPSDVKSEYYFSIDAPDKNGKMLRLAEIFNSEEISFKQILQQAADGETARLVIVTHEMSKTQLENVTDKLSKETDFTVLNTFKVLGE; the protein is encoded by the coding sequence ATGGTAGTTAAGATAGGATTATTAGGATTTGGAACCGTTGCGAGTGGTGTGCCATTTTTATTAGAAGAAAACCAGGAAAAAATAGAGAAAGCTGCGCATGATAGTATTGAAGTTGCTAAGGTTTTGGTCAAGGATGAAGCAGAAAAAGACCGTCTCTTGGCTGCAGGTCATGACTATCATTTTGTAACAAACATTGATGACATTTTGGCTGACGAAGACATCGCCATTGTCGTTGAGCTGATGGGACGTATTGAGCCAGCAAAAACATTTATTACACGTGCCTTGGAAGCAGGCAAGCATATTGTAACAGCCAACAAGGATTTACTTGCTGTTCATGGTAGCGAACTACGTGCCTTGGCTGAAGAGAAAGGTCTTGCGCTTTATTATGAAGCTGCAGTTGCAGGTGGTATTCCAATCTTGCGTACCTTGGTTAACTCATTGGCTGCTGACAAGGTGACTCGTATCCTCGGTGTATTGAATGGTACTTCAAACTTCATGTTGACTAAGATGGTTGATGAAGGCTGGACTTACGAAAAAGCTCTTCAAACAGCACAGGAACTTGGTTATGCAGAATCTGACCCAACAAATGACGTTGAGGGGATTGATGCGGCTTACAAGGCTGTTATCCTCAGTCAATTTGCTTTCGGGATGACAGTTGATTTTGAACACGTAGCACACAAGGGTATTTCAAATATCACGCCAGAAGATGTAGCAGTGGCACAAGAGTTGGGCTATGTCATCAAACTTGTGGGTGATATTCAAGAAACTACCTCTGGTATTGCTGCCGAAGTATCTCCAACCTTCCTACCGAAAAATCATCCACTTGCAAGCGTGAATGGTGTGATGAATGCTGTATTTGTCGAATCTATCGGCATCGGCCAGTCTATGTACTATGGACCGGGCGCTGGGCAAAAACCGACTGCAACAAGTGTTATGGCTGACATTATTCGTATCGTTCGTCGCTTGAAAGACAATACTATCGGCAAAGCCTTCAATGAATACAGCCGCCCACTTCAATTGGCAGCCCCAAGCGATGTGAAGAGCGAATATTATTTCTCAATTGATGCGCCTGATAAAAATGGAAAAATGCTTCGTTTAGCAGAAATCTTCAATTCTGAAGAAATTTCCTTCAAGCAAATTCTGCAACAAGCTGCAGATGGAGAAACAGCCCGTCTAGTGATTGTGACCCATGAAATGAGTAAGACTCAGTTGGAAAATGTAACAGACAAATTGAGTAAAGAAACAGACTTTACTGTCTTAAATACCTTTAAAGTACTGGGAGAATAA
- a CDS encoding UDP-N-acetylenolpyruvoylglucosamine reductase: MKDKIRLELEGIDIRFDEPLKEYTYTKVGGAVDYLAFPRNRYEIVRIVEFAKREGIPWQVLGNSSNIIVRDGGIRGFVIRMDKLNSVTVSGYTIEAEAGANLIETTKVALFHSLSGFEFACGIPGSIGGAVYMNAGAYGGEVAHILVSAQILTPAGYVETLDNRELRFGYRSSILQENGAIVLSAKFALKPGNHTVIQQEMARLTHLRELKQPLEYPSCGSVFKRPLGHFAGQLIMDAGLKGYRIGGVEVSEKHAGFMVNVDNGTAKDYENLIAHVIDVVEKSSGITLEREVRIIGELADKL; encoded by the coding sequence ATGAAAGATAAAATTAGGCTTGAATTAGAAGGCATCGATATCCGATTCGATGAGCCTTTAAAAGAATATACCTATACAAAAGTAGGAGGAGCTGTTGATTATCTAGCTTTTCCGCGGAATCGTTACGAGATTGTTCGTATAGTAGAATTTGCTAAACGCGAAGGTATTCCATGGCAAGTATTAGGAAATTCAAGTAATATCATTGTCCGAGATGGCGGTATTCGTGGTTTTGTTATCCGTATGGATAAACTTAACTCCGTTACTGTATCAGGATACACCATTGAAGCGGAAGCAGGTGCCAATCTGATTGAAACGACAAAAGTCGCACTTTTTCATTCTTTATCAGGATTTGAATTTGCTTGTGGTATTCCGGGAAGCATTGGTGGTGCTGTCTATATGAATGCAGGTGCTTACGGAGGTGAAGTGGCACACATTCTAGTTTCAGCGCAGATTTTGACTCCAGCAGGTTATGTCGAAACGTTGGACAATCGTGAGTTGCGATTTGGCTACCGTTCTTCTATTTTGCAGGAAAACGGTGCGATTGTTTTGTCTGCAAAATTTGCCCTCAAGCCAGGAAATCATACGGTTATTCAACAAGAAATGGCTCGTTTGACACATTTACGCGAGCTCAAGCAACCTTTGGAATATCCATCTTGTGGTTCAGTCTTCAAACGTCCACTTGGTCACTTTGCAGGTCAGTTGATTATGGATGCGGGGTTAAAAGGTTATCGAATTGGTGGTGTTGAAGTATCTGAAAAACACGCAGGTTTTATGGTCAATGTCGACAATGGTACAGCAAAGGATTATGAAAATCTGATTGCACATGTGATTGATGTTGTTGAAAAATCTTCAGGAATTACACTGGAGAGAGAGGTTCGTATTATCGGTGAACTTGCTGATAAACTCTAG